The Methanoregula boonei 6A8 genome has a window encoding:
- a CDS encoding 50S ribosomal protein L3, whose protein sequence is MPKINRPRRGSLAFSPRKRAQSPIPKYKSWPEHSGAPALLGFAGYKVGMTHVLMVDDHKDSPTEGKEIMVPVTIIEIPTMKVAALRVYTKDTYGKHALTEIWAEPLDSQLSRRVTSPKNYDSTAAKKKYSDALAAGLVAEIYALAYTQPATMSGVPKKVPDLMEIKVAGGDIAKQYEYAFGLLGKEIRLSNVIETGAYADITAITIGKGTQGPVKRWGVTLRKRKHSVGGKERHVGTLGPWNPHHVRWEVPQSGQMGYQQRTEFNKRILKIGENGAEITPAGGFLNYGVIRNAYVVIKGSIPGPAKRLIRIRPAIRQGEHVVRSPAIQFVSVQSKQG, encoded by the coding sequence ATGCCAAAGATAAACAGACCACGCCGAGGCTCGCTGGCATTCAGCCCACGGAAACGTGCACAGAGCCCCATTCCCAAATACAAGTCCTGGCCCGAGCACAGCGGCGCACCCGCGCTGCTGGGTTTTGCCGGCTATAAGGTGGGCATGACGCATGTCCTCATGGTCGATGACCACAAGGACAGCCCGACCGAGGGTAAGGAGATCATGGTTCCGGTGACGATCATCGAGATCCCGACCATGAAGGTTGCCGCTCTGCGGGTATACACAAAGGACACTTACGGCAAGCACGCGCTTACGGAGATCTGGGCGGAGCCGCTGGACAGCCAGCTCTCCCGCAGGGTAACCTCACCCAAGAACTACGACAGCACGGCAGCAAAGAAGAAGTATTCAGATGCACTTGCCGCCGGGCTGGTTGCTGAGATCTACGCACTTGCGTACACCCAGCCGGCCACGATGAGTGGTGTACCCAAAAAGGTGCCCGATCTCATGGAGATCAAGGTTGCCGGCGGGGACATTGCCAAGCAGTACGAGTACGCCTTCGGGCTTCTCGGAAAGGAGATCCGGCTCAGCAACGTGATTGAGACTGGTGCGTACGCCGATATTACCGCAATCACCATCGGTAAGGGTACGCAGGGCCCGGTCAAGCGCTGGGGTGTTACCCTCCGTAAGAGAAAACACTCCGTCGGCGGAAAAGAACGCCATGTCGGAACCCTTGGGCCATGGAATCCCCACCACGTCCGCTGGGAAGTTCCCCAGAGTGGCCAAATGGGCTACCAGCAGCGCACCGAGTTCAACAAGCGCATTTTAAAGATCGGTGAGAACGGTGCGGAGATTACACCGGCAGGTGGTTTCCTTAACTACGGCGTTATCAGGAACGCATACGTTGTGATCAAGGGCTCGATTCCCGGCCCGGCAAAGCGCCTGATTCGTATCCGCCCGGCAATCCGCCAGGGAGAACATGTTGTCCGGTCGCCCGCGATCCAGTTCGTGAGCGTCCAGAGCAAGCAGGGGTGA
- the rpl4p gene encoding 50S ribosomal protein L4 codes for MKAQVKTIEGGVAKDIELPAMFSEEYRPDLIRKAVLALQSTRRQPHGSYPYAGICSSAVGWGSGRGASHVPRLKNGSRAAKVPQAKGGREAHPPVTAKVLIKEINAKEKQKAFRSAVAASIRADLISSRGHRFEGTVPLIFEDKFENLAKTQEVISALTNIGVYSDIERSKESRKVRAGRGKLRGRRYKQRKSLLIVTSGPEFRAARNLAGVDVVTVDQLNVEHLAPGMQAGRLTVWTESAVIRLEGR; via the coding sequence ATGAAAGCGCAGGTTAAAACAATCGAAGGCGGCGTGGCAAAGGATATCGAACTCCCGGCCATGTTCTCCGAGGAGTACCGCCCGGACCTGATCAGGAAGGCAGTACTGGCACTCCAGAGCACCCGGCGCCAGCCGCACGGGTCCTATCCGTATGCCGGCATCTGTTCTTCTGCAGTGGGCTGGGGAAGCGGCCGCGGCGCATCTCATGTACCGCGTCTCAAGAACGGTTCCCGTGCCGCCAAGGTTCCGCAGGCAAAGGGCGGACGTGAGGCACACCCGCCGGTCACCGCCAAGGTGCTGATAAAAGAGATCAATGCAAAAGAGAAGCAGAAGGCATTCCGATCCGCTGTTGCAGCAAGCATCCGTGCCGACCTCATCAGCAGCAGGGGTCACCGGTTCGAAGGAACAGTCCCACTGATCTTCGAGGACAAGTTCGAGAACCTGGCAAAAACCCAGGAAGTCATATCCGCACTGACAAATATTGGCGTGTACAGTGATATCGAGCGTTCAAAGGAGAGCAGGAAGGTCCGCGCCGGCCGTGGCAAGCTCCGTGGCCGCAGGTACAAGCAGAGAAAGAGCCTGCTTATCGTTACCTCGGGCCCCGAATTCCGCGCCGCACGCAATCTTGCCGGTGTAGACGTCGTGACTGTAGATCAGCTCAACGTTGAGCACCTCGCGCCGGGCATGCAGGCAGGACGCCTGACAGTCTGGACCGAGAGCGCCGTTATCCGCTTGGAGGGAAGGTAA
- a CDS encoding 50S ribosomal protein L23, giving the protein MATLKHPFVTEKAMVLLENESKLQFLVDRKATKQDIKREIEKAFDQKVKSVHTLMSMHGEKKAVVSFENAKAAEEILSRLGIM; this is encoded by the coding sequence ATGGCAACCCTGAAACACCCGTTTGTCACAGAAAAGGCCATGGTCCTTCTGGAAAACGAAAGCAAGCTTCAGTTCCTTGTGGACCGGAAGGCCACCAAGCAGGACATCAAGCGCGAGATTGAGAAGGCGTTCGACCAGAAGGTAAAGAGCGTCCACACGCTGATGTCGATGCACGGTGAGAAAAAGGCCGTAGTGAGCTTCGAGAACGCAAAGGCCGCTGAGGAAATCCTGAGCCGGCTTGGCATTATGTAA
- a CDS encoding 50S ribosomal protein L2, which translates to MGHRITTQNRGRGGPTYRAPSHRYKAALKHIGDGTKSISGSIIDIEHDPARNAPIALVQLEDGSKVYILVTEGIGIGETVAWGADVKVKNGNTLPLQSIPTGSYICNIESRPNDGGKFVRSTGVQAVVVDKIGDRIGVRMPSGKTKWFNARCRATVGIVAGGGRVEKPFVKAGNKSHKMRNTASNWPRVRGVAMNVIDHPFGGGGHQHPGRPKTIARGTSPGRTVGHVAARQTGRSRK; encoded by the coding sequence ATGGGACATCGAATTACTACACAGAACCGTGGCAGGGGAGGCCCGACCTATCGCGCCCCATCCCACCGGTACAAGGCTGCATTAAAGCACATCGGTGACGGAACCAAGAGTATCTCCGGTTCAATTATCGATATCGAACACGACCCGGCACGGAATGCCCCGATTGCCCTGGTGCAGCTCGAGGATGGATCAAAAGTTTACATCCTTGTAACCGAAGGAATTGGCATCGGTGAGACCGTTGCATGGGGAGCAGATGTCAAGGTCAAGAACGGGAACACGCTTCCGCTCCAGAGCATCCCGACCGGTTCTTACATCTGCAATATCGAATCGCGCCCCAATGATGGTGGCAAGTTCGTCCGCTCAACCGGTGTCCAGGCCGTTGTGGTTGACAAGATTGGCGACCGCATTGGTGTGCGGATGCCCAGCGGCAAGACCAAGTGGTTCAACGCACGCTGCCGCGCTACCGTAGGTATCGTTGCCGGTGGCGGGCGCGTGGAGAAGCCGTTTGTAAAAGCCGGCAACAAGTCACACAAGATGAGGAACACCGCGTCCAACTGGCCGCGCGTCCGTGGTGTTGCCATGAACGTCATCGACCATCCGTTCGGTGGCGGTGGGCACCAGCACCCCGGTCGTCCCAAGACCATTGCCCGGGGTACTTCACCGGGTCGTACAGTCGGACATGTGGCAGCACGCCAGACAGGTAGAAGCAGGAAGTGA
- a CDS encoding 30S ribosomal protein S19, with protein sequence MAAPKKTQKRMPRRREEFTYRGYKIDELKAMGLSELIPLMPARARRKFNRGLNRGEETLLEKIRGGDEKIRTHLREMIVMPEMIGKSIEIYNGKEFLKVEFQPESVFHYLGEFALTRKRVTHGSAGIGATRGSKYVPLK encoded by the coding sequence ATGGCAGCACCAAAAAAGACCCAGAAGAGAATGCCCAGACGGCGTGAGGAGTTCACCTACCGCGGGTACAAGATCGATGAGCTTAAGGCGATGGGATTAAGCGAACTCATCCCCCTGATGCCCGCCCGTGCACGCCGCAAATTCAACCGCGGGCTCAACCGCGGTGAAGAGACATTGCTTGAAAAGATCCGGGGCGGGGACGAGAAGATCCGGACCCACCTGCGTGAAATGATCGTCATGCCCGAGATGATAGGGAAGAGCATCGAGATCTACAATGGCAAGGAATTCTTAAAAGTCGAGTTCCAGCCCGAGTCGGTCTTCCACTATCTGGGCGAATTTGCCCTCACCAGAAAGAGGGTCACCCACGGTTCCGCTGGTATCGGTGCAACGAGGGGCAGCAAATACGTACCGCTGAAGTGA
- a CDS encoding 50S ribosomal protein L22, protein MARIAYSTKIEGDNLARGKANELSISPKHSIEIADFIRHQRVNDALAYLADVVALKKAIPFRHFNRNVAHKRGLPGNWDAGRYPVKASKAYIRILESIKKNAEYTGLDTENLEIIHASANRGRAQKAYFPRAMGRASPKVRETVNIEIVVREVA, encoded by the coding sequence ATGGCACGCATCGCATATTCTACAAAGATTGAAGGCGACAACCTCGCCAGAGGAAAAGCAAACGAGCTTTCCATCTCTCCCAAGCACTCGATCGAGATCGCGGATTTCATCCGGCACCAGCGCGTCAACGATGCGCTCGCGTACCTTGCGGATGTCGTTGCGCTCAAGAAGGCAATCCCGTTCCGGCACTTCAACCGGAACGTTGCCCACAAGCGCGGCCTTCCCGGCAACTGGGATGCAGGCCGGTACCCGGTCAAGGCTTCCAAGGCCTACATACGGATCCTCGAATCGATCAAGAAGAATGCGGAATACACGGGTCTTGACACCGAGAATCTGGAGATTATCCATGCCTCGGCCAACCGCGGGCGCGCCCAAAAGGCCTATTTCCCTCGGGCAATGGGTCGTGCATCCCCCAAGGTCAGGGAAACCGTAAACATCGAGATTGTGGTTCGGGAAGTGGCATAA
- a CDS encoding 30S ribosomal protein S3, whose protein sequence is MAVERKFIAEGARKARVEKYLTKELKRAGFGGMDIARTPLGTQVTIFAEKPGIVIGKGGKLVHQLTQDLAQNYGVESPQIEVQQVQNPSFNAQIMAERLANALERGWYFRKAGSSIMRRVMDSGALGCEVVIAGKLTGARARTQKFTEGYIKHCGEPSNTIVEKGYAIAIKKLGVIGVQVKIVPADAKMPDHFAIIEQEKKLPAPKTTVTAVIETDNEEPALPDENIDEEV, encoded by the coding sequence ATGGCCGTTGAAAGGAAATTTATTGCAGAAGGCGCCCGCAAGGCCCGGGTTGAGAAATATCTCACCAAAGAGCTCAAGCGCGCGGGGTTCGGCGGCATGGATATTGCCCGTACCCCTCTGGGGACGCAGGTCACCATCTTCGCGGAAAAACCGGGGATCGTGATTGGGAAGGGTGGCAAGCTTGTTCACCAACTGACCCAGGATCTTGCCCAGAACTACGGTGTCGAGTCACCGCAGATCGAGGTTCAGCAGGTCCAGAACCCCAGCTTCAACGCTCAGATCATGGCAGAGAGGCTGGCAAACGCCCTTGAACGCGGCTGGTACTTCCGTAAGGCAGGTTCCAGCATCATGCGCCGGGTCATGGACTCCGGAGCACTGGGCTGCGAGGTTGTTATCGCCGGGAAGCTCACCGGTGCGCGTGCCCGTACCCAGAAATTCACCGAAGGCTACATCAAGCACTGCGGTGAACCGAGCAACACCATCGTGGAAAAGGGCTACGCTATTGCCATCAAGAAGCTTGGTGTCATCGGAGTTCAGGTCAAGATTGTTCCCGCAGACGCAAAGATGCCTGACCACTTTGCGATTATCGAGCAGGAAAAGAAACTCCCTGCTCCGAAGACCACAGTCACAGCGGTCATCGAGACTGACAATGAAGAGCCCGCCCTTCCTGACGAGAACATTGACGAGGAGGTGTGA
- the rpmC gene encoding 50S ribosomal protein L29: MAILRAHDVSQLTDVELQEQMGKLRMELVQHYGKVSAGGATENPGHIRELRRTIARLMTEKNRRSRV, translated from the coding sequence ATGGCCATCTTACGTGCACACGATGTCAGCCAGCTCACCGATGTCGAACTGCAGGAACAGATGGGTAAACTCCGGATGGAGCTTGTCCAGCACTACGGCAAGGTCAGCGCCGGTGGTGCAACCGAGAATCCCGGTCACATCCGGGAACTCAGACGCACCATTGCACGCCTGATGACCGAGAAGAATCGCAGGAGCCGCGTATGA
- a CDS encoding ribonuclease P protein component 1: MISCQNVTRHELIGLDVLVAGATNPLHQGVSGHIIDETRNLVAIRTQVGIKKIPKAGSLFRLSLPDNTLVEIHGSALILAPEKRLKRA; this comes from the coding sequence ATGATCTCCTGCCAGAACGTCACCCGACACGAACTGATTGGGCTTGATGTTCTGGTAGCCGGCGCCACAAACCCCCTTCACCAGGGAGTAAGCGGACATATCATCGATGAGACAAGGAATCTTGTTGCCATCAGGACGCAGGTTGGAATAAAGAAGATCCCCAAAGCGGGATCTCTATTCCGCCTTTCTCTTCCTGACAACACCCTTGTTGAGATACATGGATCCGCACTGATACTGGCTCCGGAAAAGAGGCTCAAGCGAGCGTAA
- a CDS encoding 30S ribosomal protein S17 produces MAQNIGLNVQPPKQECKDVNCPFHGTLPVRGQVITGKVVSDKMMGTVVVARDYLHYVRKYNRYEKRISKLHAHNPPCIQAKVGDLVKIAECRPLSKSTTYVVVEVQQP; encoded by the coding sequence ATGGCACAAAACATTGGATTGAACGTTCAGCCCCCAAAGCAGGAGTGCAAGGACGTTAATTGTCCGTTCCACGGCACTTTACCGGTGCGCGGCCAGGTGATCACCGGTAAAGTCGTGAGCGACAAGATGATGGGAACGGTCGTAGTTGCCCGGGATTACCTGCACTATGTCCGGAAGTACAACCGGTACGAGAAGCGCATCTCGAAGCTTCACGCCCACAACCCGCCCTGCATCCAGGCAAAGGTGGGAGATCTCGTGAAGATCGCTGAGTGCAGACCGTTATCGAAGAGCACGACGTACGTCGTTGTCGAGGTGCAGCAGCCATGA
- a CDS encoding 50S ribosomal protein L14 yields the protein MKAKQSKTPRALATGTKLTCADNTGARIVQIVSVFGYHGVRRRQPKMGLGDIATVTVKKGTPDMRKKLVRAVVIRQKKEMRRPNGLRVSFDDNAVVVVDEKNEPKGTEIKGPVAREVAERYPKLGSMATIIV from the coding sequence ATGAAGGCAAAGCAGTCCAAGACGCCGAGGGCGCTTGCGACTGGAACCAAGCTGACTTGCGCCGACAATACCGGCGCACGGATCGTACAGATCGTCTCGGTCTTCGGCTACCATGGGGTTCGCCGGCGTCAGCCCAAGATGGGCCTTGGGGACATCGCGACGGTAACCGTGAAGAAGGGCACGCCCGACATGAGGAAAAAACTAGTCCGGGCTGTCGTCATCCGCCAGAAAAAGGAGATGCGCCGCCCCAATGGACTCCGCGTTTCCTTCGATGACAACGCTGTCGTTGTTGTGGATGAGAAGAACGAACCCAAAGGAACCGAGATCAAGGGGCCGGTTGCCCGTGAAGTAGCAGAGCGGTACCCGAAGCTCGGGTCGATGGCTACCATCATTGTGTAA
- the rplX gene encoding 50S ribosomal protein L24: MVRIESSQPRKQRKARYDAPSHMRSKFLNAPLSATLRETYEKKTIRVIKGDTVKVTRGDHVGEEGIVDGIDTRNVKIIVHGVSSTKVDGTEVPRPIDASKVEITKLKLDDKRRVEKLGGKE; this comes from the coding sequence ATGGTAAGGATTGAAAGTTCACAGCCGCGCAAACAGAGAAAGGCACGGTATGACGCTCCCTCGCACATGAGGTCCAAGTTCCTTAATGCACCCCTCTCGGCAACGCTCCGTGAGACCTACGAAAAGAAGACGATTCGGGTCATCAAGGGCGATACAGTCAAGGTTACCCGCGGGGACCATGTCGGCGAGGAAGGAATCGTTGACGGGATTGACACCCGCAACGTGAAGATCATTGTTCACGGGGTCTCATCAACCAAGGTAGATGGTACCGAAGTCCCGCGCCCGATCGATGCATCCAAAGTCGAGATCACCAAGCTCAAGCTTGATGACAAGCGCCGCGTTGAAAAACTTGGGGGTAAGGAGTAA